In Oenanthe melanoleuca isolate GR-GAL-2019-014 chromosome 8, OMel1.0, whole genome shotgun sequence, a single genomic region encodes these proteins:
- the LOC130255959 gene encoding uncharacterized protein LOC130255959 isoform X1, translating to MEGTRRALLHLAAACCLLCALPGEAQETGEALVSPLPFPSSALTSNQPREASGFSPVTAAFPQTSLEKNLTAATLSATGAHTTEVNDAFIPTTPTAGSEAEKLQASTTASPGDITVTHPEHDNMSFSANSSTGITSPTLTNSTLEENQSSHEATEPFSTTEEADDASSATPTPPLNTAPATTNSSQSGLFDGQTLGSTAARSETKPGTSPVGATEESTVETRPSSASISTVRSTSFAAASSFVTETRLVTSSTAASTAAIPTSTPTVAQSLEPRHEKASVVDVGDDDNSELPSLAGKTRADPLVITVISVFIVMVGILGLVGFLRYRQHNNRMEFRRLQDLPMDDMMEDTPLSLYSY from the exons ATGGAGGGGACGCGGCGCGCCCTGCTCCACCTCGCCGCcgcctgctgcctgctctgcgCCCTGCCAG GAGAGGCTCAGGAGACAGGAGAGGCCTTGGTGTCACCACTACCTTTTCCTAGCTCAGCGCTAACCTCCAATCAGCCAAGGGAAGCCTCTGGCTTCAGTCCAGtcactgctgcctttcctcagaCAAGCCTGGAGAAAAACTTGACTGCTGCAACACTCAGTGCCACTGGAGCCCACACTACAGAGGTGAATGATGCCTTCATCCCTACCACCCCCACGGCAGGCTCCGAGGCAGAGAAACTGCAGGCTTCTACCACTGCCAGTCCTGGGGACATCACAGTCACACATCCTGAGCATGACAACATGAGCTTCTCAGccaacagcagcactggaatcACCTCCCCTACCTTGACTAACAGCACTCTGGAAGAAAACCAGTCCAGCCATGAAGCCACAGAGCCTTTCAGCACAACTGAAGAAGCGGATGATGCCAGCAGTGCAACCCCCACACCTCCTCTGAACACTGCGCCAG CAACAACTAACAGCTCTCAGTCAGGGCTTTTTGATGGGCAGACCCTGGGGTCCACAGCAGCAAGGTCTGAAACCAAGCCAGGAACGAGCCCTGTGGGTGCCACAGAGGAGAGCACTGTGGAGACCAGACCTTCCTCTGCTTCCATCTCCACTGTACGGAGCACGtcctttgctgctgcctccagttTTGTGACAGAGACACGCCTTGTGACCAGCTCCAcggctgccagcacagctgccatcCCCACCAGCACACCCACAGTGGCACAGTCATTGGAGCCCAGGCACGAGAAGGCTTCTGTGGTGGATGTTGGTGATGATGACAATTCAG AGCTACCCAGTTTGGCTGGCAAAACGAGGGCTGATCCCTTGGTGATCACTGTGATCTCCGTCTTCATTGTCATGGTGGGCATCCTGGGCCTGGTGGGCTTCTTGCGATACCGCCAGCACAACAACCGCATGGAATTCCGGCGCCTGCAGGACCTGCCCATG GATGACATGATGGAGGACACCCCTCTCTCCCTCTACAGCTACTAG
- the LOC130255959 gene encoding uncharacterized protein LOC130255959 isoform X2, protein MEGTRRALLHLAAACCLLCALPGEAQETGEALVSPLPFPSSALTSNQPREASGFSPVTAAFPQTSLEKNLTAATLSATGAHTTEVNDAFIPTTPTAGSEAEKLQASTTASPGDITVTHPEHDNMSFSANSSTGITSPTLTNSTLEENQSSHEATEPFSTTEEADDASSATPTPPLNTAPATTNSSQSGLFDGQTLGSTAARSETKPGTSPVGATEESTVETRPSSASISTVRSTSFAAASSFVTETRLVTSSTAASTAAIPTSTPTVAQSLEPRHEKASVVDVGDDDNSELPSLAGKTRADPLVITVISVFIVMVGILGLVGFLRYRQHNNRMEFRRLQDLPMVPLLPSKV, encoded by the exons ATGGAGGGGACGCGGCGCGCCCTGCTCCACCTCGCCGCcgcctgctgcctgctctgcgCCCTGCCAG GAGAGGCTCAGGAGACAGGAGAGGCCTTGGTGTCACCACTACCTTTTCCTAGCTCAGCGCTAACCTCCAATCAGCCAAGGGAAGCCTCTGGCTTCAGTCCAGtcactgctgcctttcctcagaCAAGCCTGGAGAAAAACTTGACTGCTGCAACACTCAGTGCCACTGGAGCCCACACTACAGAGGTGAATGATGCCTTCATCCCTACCACCCCCACGGCAGGCTCCGAGGCAGAGAAACTGCAGGCTTCTACCACTGCCAGTCCTGGGGACATCACAGTCACACATCCTGAGCATGACAACATGAGCTTCTCAGccaacagcagcactggaatcACCTCCCCTACCTTGACTAACAGCACTCTGGAAGAAAACCAGTCCAGCCATGAAGCCACAGAGCCTTTCAGCACAACTGAAGAAGCGGATGATGCCAGCAGTGCAACCCCCACACCTCCTCTGAACACTGCGCCAG CAACAACTAACAGCTCTCAGTCAGGGCTTTTTGATGGGCAGACCCTGGGGTCCACAGCAGCAAGGTCTGAAACCAAGCCAGGAACGAGCCCTGTGGGTGCCACAGAGGAGAGCACTGTGGAGACCAGACCTTCCTCTGCTTCCATCTCCACTGTACGGAGCACGtcctttgctgctgcctccagttTTGTGACAGAGACACGCCTTGTGACCAGCTCCAcggctgccagcacagctgccatcCCCACCAGCACACCCACAGTGGCACAGTCATTGGAGCCCAGGCACGAGAAGGCTTCTGTGGTGGATGTTGGTGATGATGACAATTCAG AGCTACCCAGTTTGGCTGGCAAAACGAGGGCTGATCCCTTGGTGATCACTGTGATCTCCGTCTTCATTGTCATGGTGGGCATCCTGGGCCTGGTGGGCTTCTTGCGATACCGCCAGCACAACAACCGCATGGAATTCCGGCGCCTGCAGGACCTGCCCATG GTCCCTCTCCTTCCATCCAAGGTTTGA